The nucleotide window AGAGCAGTAGCTGGAAATGGGTTTGATGGGAGGATGAGGCAGAGAGGGGTGCAGAGGCACAGGATGAGGCCAGGGGAGAGTGCTGGCTTGCCTGCATGTGGCTTTCAccccttccctcagctgtgGGGTGTCCTGCTACCCCACACTGCAGGTTCTGCCTGGAGCCACCCAGCCCCATGAATGTCCCAAATGGGTACACAGGCAAGGAGGCCCCTGCTGAGGCCTGAAGCCATGATCAGGAAGCAAAATTactgtccccaaccccatctttcccatcccttccaAAACACTTCCCTGTTGTCCCCCTGCCAGCACCTCGGTCTCCCCATGGCCACAGATGGGGACACACCCACAGATGGCTGCTTGTacaccagggacacagctcGCTGCCATGTGGGGAAAGGTTTGTTTGGCTCCAGAGAGTGGGGAGACTTGGGGATGCAGAAGGACAGCAGGGTGCAGGCAGCACTGGTCCCTGTTCCCATCACTTGATGTGGGTGAAGATGGAAGAGCCAACCCTGCAGGGAAAATGTGccagcagggtgggagggagggctgtggggtgagatggcagggacagagctcacCTTGTGACTTTCCAGGTGCCCTTGTGTGACGGGACCTCTATCCACAGGAGCCACGTGGTCTCCAGTGTCTCCTTCCTCTGGTGATCCACGAAGCCCAAAAAGGCAGTGGTGGAGTCTGGCAAAGTttgagagaggcagagcagggtaAGAGCCTGCACCTCAAGACAGGGAAGTCTGGGCCACCTGGTCCTGGCAGACAAACATGCCCTGGACAGAGAGATGGGCTTTCCTGCCACACTGGCCAGGTCGACCGCTTCCACATCACTGGACAGAGAGTTGGGCATCAGCCCTGCCCCTGGACAGACAAATGGACACCCCCATCACCTTTTCCAGACAGCCCTGAAACCCACCATAGACAAGCTCTCCCACCACCACTTCCCACGGCAGGAATGTGTGCATGTGGCCAatctgtgcccacagccagggctcctctgggtgccacaggggatttggggcaccAGGCAGGGGGTCCCCACTCCAAGCATGGGCAGAGGATCAGTGTCACTGCTGTAGCTGAGAGCTGCCACTGCACAGTGAAGCCGAAGGTGGGGGGTTTCTTGGcactgggatgctgctggacCCCTCACAAGGGTGACACAAGGATCTGCTTGTTGGTGGCTGCCACTGCAGTGTGGGTGGAGCCTGAGAAGGTCCCAGCTGTGTTCGCAGCCAAGATGGTCATATTGAAGCCCAGCTCATTTCTCCACAGGCCCTGCAGGTCACACTGGGGACCAGGGGTTGTGTGGGTGGCTTGGGCAGTGCTGAGCCACagttccccctccccccaccagCAGTGTCATGTGTATCCCATGGCATGGCCCTCTGTGTGGCAACTGAGACCAGCGTATGGGcaccagctgggacagcacctctccctccctggcagggcagggcagagctggcagtacTGGGTAACCCCCTATAGCAGGGATAGGTGACCCACAGTACCCCCAAagacagcacagccagagctggcagcctCCTTGGTCATGGACACTGCACTGTGGTGTggcatggcacagccaggcacaagGGGAGCAGAGGAACACTGTGCTGGGGTGTCACAGGACAGGACAGCATGGCATGATAGAAACATGAaaccctgccagccctgcacactgtgccccaggggtggcccagcatggcacaggacagcatggcacagcagtctgtggcacagcacagcatggaGTGGCACAGCACGGCAGGACATGGCATGGCACCAGATAGCACAGCAGGACCAGGCAGCCATCTGGTCATTCCCAGTGCACcacagggatggcacagccagggcctgcagcccctcagcccccaccctgcacccaggacagctcagcacagctcagcacagctcgGCACggccacagggctgctctcacctCCCTGGATGCAGCACCACGGGCCatgagcagggccagggtgagcagcagcagcacccagggtgCCCATGGTGGTGGTGGCCGTGTGTggtgcccaggctctgcccacaCCCACCCAGCCCCTTTCACAGCAGAGGGGGCTGTGGCCGGGCAGCGGCTGCCGAAACCTGCCCTCCTGCCAAGGGATACCCTCTGGGTGGGAGATGGGCAAGCAGGcactgctccaggctgaacGGGCTGGTGGGGTGGGcgggctgcagaggaggagtCCATGTCACTGAGGGTCACAGCAGGGGACACGCAGGAAGCCTCGGGTATGGTGACAGAAGGGACTGCAAGACATCATGGGAAGTACTGGGAATGTGTGTGCTGAGCCATGAGAGTTGTCCAAAAAAATTGGATTTGTTACCTGGTGCATAACAAGGCAGTAATTGCACACTCAAGAGAgacattgatttttttgttttagttccAGAAGCCTGAGCCCTCAGTGTTATTCCAAAGATCAAGCACACCAACtatcaaaatgtttttctatttacaCATCtagcaaacaaaagcaaaattagtTCATTGGCTATGAGTTATTTAGTTCTCTTATTAATTACTATTCTCTCTCCTATTGGTTAAGAATTCTCTTGCATCTGATGCTAATCAATTTGCAGGCTCAGCCATTCTCTTCTCTTGAGTTGGTGGGTTTCTTCACTTAGTGGACCATAAGTCATGCTCTCTCCCTGccagaatttattttctacCTAGTCAGAGCTGCTTCAGCGCTGAGTTTTTCCTGATCCAGTTGTCTTTATTAGTATTTTATGCTGGGGGTTCAAGCAAGTGTCTTGTAAATTCCGCACTCTTTGTGTCCATTACCAGTGGTATATTGTTCATCCTAAGTTTTGTAACCTGCACTCAGGTCTGAGATCATTAAAGCCCATCAAGACCTAAACCTTAACAAGGCAATTCTACCAAGTTCTCTTTCTAACACCTGGACATAGCTTAGAGCTTGTTTGTTGGTCTCAGTTTCACAAAAACCTCAAACATCAAAGAACAAaccttttaaagaaatattttgcttatcCCACATTTTGCAACAACATGACAGGAGACTGTGGGTGTTTGCAGCAAAGCTTTATTGGAAGAAGCaggtggtgctgcaggagcaggggcacagccctggcgctgctgctggcccgggcagcccctgctgctgcctcactcCTGTGACTGCAGGCGGGTGAAGACGTTGGTGCCCaccctgtggggacacagaaGAGGACACGTGAGGGAGGGACGTGACAGTGTCCAAACACGCACCCAGACCAGTATTCCCACACCACATTAGCGCCTTGGCAGGACCCCAGGGGATGGTATTTTTCCTATCTGTGTTTTACCCACGCACAAAGCAATCAAGCAAACCTTGCCATTGAGATTTGTTAAGTTGTGCTTTTAAAACAGAGAGTAAACCTGCTTTTGCCAACACCTGTGAGAGTGACTCTGCAAGCAACCTAAACCACTCACTTGTGAcagcccaaacccctcaggGGCGCACAGGGGAcatgtgcagggcagggacagggggctcACCTGGTGGCTTTCCAGTCATTTTTGATGTTCTCCACACGTGACCTCAGCAGCCACATGGTCTTCAAGACCTCCTTTCCATACTCATCCACAAAGCATTGGCCCGTGAAAACAGTGATGGAGTCTGTGGGGACAAGACAGGAGGCGGAGGGGAGCGTGGCTGAGGTGGCAGGTCAGTGgctgcctcagcacaggggacagtAGACCCCTGCTGTCCTTGGCCTCTGAGGacagtggggatggggaaagcagcaggagggCTCAGAGGGCTGGGGTGTCACACAGACATGGGCAAGCAgtgcaggctccagcccctgctgcctctcctgcagcctgggactGAGAGCTGACAGCAACAGAGGAGCtccaggggaaggagagggaaagcaGTGGGGATAGTGCAGGGTAAGGCAGGGAATCAGCAAGGACACGGCAGGGAGGGCAGAAAAAGCTTCCAGAGCAAaagagggagggcaggggaggtcCAGGATACCATAAGGAGGCTGGGAAAGAAATACCTGAAAAGCTCCAGTTGACAGTGAAGCCAAAGGTGGGCTGGCCCTTCTGGTTAGGGCTCTTCTGCATGGATCCCTGCAGTGGTGACAGCTTGATCTCATTGGAGGTGGCTGTCACAGCCGTGTGGTAGGAGCCAGCAAAGGCACCATTTGCGTTCACGGTCATGATGGTCATGTTGGAGCCCAGGTCATTGACCCAGCGCCCGGTCAGGGAGCACTGGAGAACAGGGAATTCAGCACCAgtacctgcagccacagccccctgcccaccccaccctgtgcatcccacCCTCACAGTACCTTTTTCACAGCGAGGCTGTGAGCTCCCAGGGCCAGGAAGAGCACAAGGAGCAAAGGAGTTGCTTGCACCatctctgcagcaggcagacagCTGATGAACCTGGGGATGTGCTCCTTGCAGGTCTCTGCTGATgcttctgctccctctcctttttattGCTGCCAGGTCTGTGGGTGGCACCTCTGGCCAGGGCATTGTGCAATCTGGGTGTTTCCAAATCTGTGGTTCCCAGCCATAAGAGGGGGTAATTGCAGCAAACATTCCCAGAAATGAGTGCTGAAGTACTGAAAATGTCCATTCCTGCTTCCCTGGCACCTTGCAGAGAggccctggctcctgctgatCAGCGACTGCTGGGAAATAGTCAGTGGGGAAAACCcctctctggagctgctgcccattCTGTCACTCACTTGCCACATCAGCTCAGTACCCAGGTTTTGAGGCTCCTTAAACCTCGTGACCCCAGGATTGCCTGCAGTACACAGCTCACCCTGCTCTTCCTCTCCAGGCATGCTCATGCAAACTCACCCACCACCCAGATCCCTTTGGGACTCAGCTTTCCCATCCCCCCCACTCCCAGACTGATGGGTCTGAGAAGGTCTGATGTGTATGTTAAGGTGTTGTTTTTACAAACTGGTTTGCGTTGGAAGGGAATTATTTACTTAATGAGAAGCCAGCATTGACTGAACATCTGGGACACTGAATCTTAATAGTGACAAAAGTTGTATTTACACAAGTATTCTTAGACAACTGTAAGAACAAATTTTCATAATTCCCATTATGTTATTCTTGTTGCTGGCCAAGGAGGCTGAAGTGAATGGATTCAGCCCAAAGTTTCTCGCCCATTTCTAAATGGTTTTCAAGGCAGTCTCCTATAATACATGTTTTTATTCCCCAAGTCATCATAGCAGAAGCTGATGGAGCCCCTTTCACCAGAACATAATACTTTTTGTAAACTGGAGACAAGGTAGCTCTTTGCAACatctcaaaaaaaattttttttttctcagtctttgCTTTCTCTTAAATTTCACTTTGGAGCCCTGGTTTCTCTCTGACAACATAACTCATTGCTATCCAGGTTGGAGAGCATCATATTTGTGCTGCTGGCATCTCCACAGCCCCCCTCCTCCCTACAGGAGCCCTACAGCCCACTTGAACCCTGCCTGGAAGAAATCCCTTTTGAGAGAGATGGCTGGCCACCTCACATTCCTGCCCCAGTGTTTTCTGTCTCAGAAATCAACTGCGTAACAAGGTGTGTTTTCCCACATAGCTGCCATTTGCTCTGACAGTTTTTTGGCAAGcaggtgctgcccagagcaTTGCCAGTGTTGGGGATAATGAGTAAGGTCAGTCTGGGATGGCTGTGGGGGCCAGGAGGGGCAGACATCATCCCTTCTCCACCATCCCTTCTCCACCATCCCTTCTCCACCACCCCCTCTTCACCACCCCCTCTCCATCACCCCCTCACCATCACCAAGGTTCAGGGGGCTCCTGCAGGAACTCTGTGGATGGACAACACAATCTCTCCATGCTGCTGATGGCAGCCCACAGCTCCTTCAGAGATGTAGGTTTATTTTAGCATCACACAAACAATACTGTTTATTTGTTCacataatctttttttttccctctactTAACAATCCCTGTGGCTCATCTCACAGGTTCAGGGGCCAGCTCAGTGCTCAAGCAGGCAGAATTCTTGAGTGATCTCAGCTGAGTCCTGAGGTGTCTCCATGGGGTTTGTGCCCTCCAAAGATCAGAGAGTAAAGTGGCTTGGAGCTGGCAATCATCAGCAGGATTAAATTCTGCGATGCCAtgcctgagccctggcacagaagGAAGTGGGCACAaccagcaggcagggaagaaaTCCAATGCAGGAAGCACTGAAGAAGTTAAAAGTCATCAGGGCAGTGGTTTAAACCCATGTATGTTCAGGGTGTTGTGAAAAATAAGTGCTGGTGtataataaaaagaaacaattaatGAACAATTTAACTTGCTGCTCAAACTAGGGTTGAGTCAGCCTTGAAAAACAGTGGTGCAGGCAAAATGTCTGTGACCAGGGACTGTCCTCTCAGCCCTCAGCTCCATCCATGCAGAAGCTGATGAAAGCTGAGCCTATCAGATACAAGATTAATTGAGGTGATAAAGCCAGAGTgaaagagaaatcagaaatatCCCTTTATGCAGACTGAATCCCAACCTTTGGAAGGCACGTTGCCTGGGGTTAAGGAACAGAACTGATGCATCAAAGCAACACCAGTCCAGCCAGAAGCTGTGCTTTCTTCAGTGCCTGCTCTTGTTCCTTGCCAGCTGGATCGGGACATCACTGCTATTGTTGGAAGTTGCCAACAGGATATGGATGGAGGTGGGGACCCCAGGCGTTCCTCACTGATGTGCTGGCACCCCTGTCCCATCAACCTTGCCACGGTGACCCTAAGGAATGGCATCCTCATCCCTTTCCATCGTCTGTGGGCTTTGCCGTGTGAGGATGGCGCCGGCTGCTCtgggagtgctgcatccaggaCAACCTGTCCTTCCTGGATATTGTTACTTGTTTGCTTATGTGGTTGCAGGAACACTCCCCTGGGGAGTGAAGAAAAGGCCATTTGTCACCCAGTGGCAGCCCTGGGCCACCACGGCgatctcctgcctgcagcagctcccaagaCAGAAAAGAGGGAAGGATGCTCACAGCGAGTAGGATAGGCTgcttcccaccccagccctAAAGGCTGCTAAGGACTTAGGGAACACTAAGCTCGAAAGTGGACAGAAAGAGCTCATAGTCTTTCCTGTGGTGTCCTCAGGGCCCTCCTGCCCTTCACTGTGATGTCCTCAGAGATGCCCTGCCCTACCAGTGGTGTTCACAGAGCTCCACCGCCCTCCCCGTGATGTCCTTCATGCTCTTTTTCTGTCCAGCTCTATCCGAGATCAGGTgagctccctgtccctgacaTGCACAGGTCCCCTGTGCATCCCCAGAGAGGACAGGGATGTCCTACCCCATGGGTGTCCCTTGGCAGAATGCTCAATCTCCCCTCCTATAAAAAAGGGGCTGGGTGGGTGTGGGGCAGCAGcgcaggcagagcccaggcaccatgcacagccaccactgccatggggaccccaggctgctgctgctgcatgccCTGGCCCTGTGATGCTGCATCCAGGGAGGTGagggcagcccaggggcagAATCTGGCCATGCCAAGCTGAGCTGAGCCGTGCTGTGCTGTCCCGGGTGCAGAGTGAGGGGCTGcaggccctggctgtgctgtgccatgctgtcTCACAGGCTGTATGCTCTTGTTGTGCCCTGCAATGCCATTCAGTGCCATCCCACaccattccatcccattccagtGCCATCCCATGATGCAGCGTCCATGACCATGGGAATTTCCAGCTCTGGTTGTGCTGTCTCTGTGGGTACTGTTGGCAACTTACCCCTGGTATAGGGGAGTACCCAGCActctcagctctgtcctgctctgcctggggaaggagaggtgctgtcccagctggaggtcatgctgctgctccctggtgaCACAAAAAGGGGCCATGCTGGCCCCACACAGGCAGGACCCATGTCCCAGTTCTTAGGGAGGGTGGAGCAGTGGCTGTGACTCAGCAATGACCAAGGCATCCACCAAAACTCACAGTTCCCAACATTGTCTGGGAACACAACAGGAAGGGCAGCAGGCCTCCCTAATCCCCATGCCTCCCTAACCAGGCTGGTGCAACCTTCGaaggctgagctggcacagaaaggaggaaaaggaagcaaggtgcccagccctgggcagaagGGCACAGGGTTTGGTTAACTggcccagctgctccccacagaGGTATTTTCTGGCTCCTGGCCTTACCTTGCCTTAcaggcagcagaaaagaaagcaagggTCACGTCTTTTGTGCCATTACATGTGGAGAAGTGGGTAAGGAGGCACATCCTGCCCCTTTCAGCAAAACTCCACAAGAGCCAGACACCACTGGGacttgtcccctccctgcctccctaGCCCTCCAGTCTCGTCCAGGAAGATAAAGGGGAAGAATTGCAACAGTCCCCTCTTCCAGTTTGGTCCTGTGCCAAAGAAGACAcgaaagaagaagaagagtaGACAGCTGGACACATTTATTAAGAACTGAAGTGATTTATCCCCTTTCATGTGCTCCACTGCCTGGCCCCGGCACCAGCAGGGAGGGGCCATGGTACCAGACCAGGACCTGCTTCTTGGGCTCAGATTGTCACTGTCCAGGGAGCCGGGTCTCCCCTGGGGATTGTATCtgccacaggccctgctgggGGAGAGCCAGGCAGCATGTGCAGTGTCAGCCCAGGACAACTACAGCGTCCGTGTGCCTGAGTGCACCACTCCAATCTCCTCACACACACATTCACCCAcacccttttctttccctgcaggacagctgCCCACCTTACCCAGCCCAATGCCTGCAGGAGAGAGGtctcctgtgcctctgggcAAGGTACCAGCTGCagtttgggatggtttgggatggctTGCAGGCTGTCAGAGCCCCGAGTGCACAGAGATGGGGGTTTTGGGCTTGGTGCTCATGTGGACCCCTCAGGCTCAGTCTAGAGCAGGAATAAATTTTCCTTGAGGAAAAGGGACACACTGCTTGTTGGATCAGCTGTCCCTAAATAGGACCTCAGGAAAAGAACAGGAGCAAGTGGAAAAGCTTCTTTCCccaaaaagcttttgaaaaattcTGCTCAGTAGAATGATGTTGAACTACATTCATGATGTAGAATGAGGTTGAACTACGTTCCACCTTCCTCCTGGGGAGGCTGGCAGCTCATCCAGCTAGTGCATCTCCAAAAACAGCTTCTCTCCCACAGTCCCTGGTTAAAGCCCTCCCAACTCTAGAAACTTTCTTTTGGTGACCTGGCCAACTAGACCACCCCCATCAAGTTTTTGGCTACCAATGCTTGTTCCTTAGGGTAAGGACTACTTAGGACCCCACTTTCTCCTTCGCTGTACTGTTCTCTCAGCCTCTGTACCAGCTACAGGGAGCATCACAATGCCTTCAAAAGGTGGGACCCTGGCTGAAGGTGGACAAAGGACTGTCCAGGATCAGCGAGGCTGGaggtgtttttctgccaaaggCAAAAATGATGGCCAAGCCAGTCTGGCAGCATCAGAATTTatcctgcagctgcaaagtCCCCGTTGTGGATCATGTCCAGGTTTTTTGTGTAACTGCTGGGAATTTTGGAGAAagaaaggacaagaaaaatTCAGCTCCAGgtcaaggaaaaaagaaaaacagcttaTTCTGAGTGAGTTCCAAAAGTACTTTAATCCTTTCAGTTTTGCAATTGGATCATGATGCAAAGGGTTGTGACTGAGAGTGGGCAACttggagagaaagaagaggcaGCCTGGGGATGAAGAGGTCAGACTGAGGCACACATGACCCCTGCTGGTTTTCTGTGtatggctgcaggtacctgaaACTTTTCTCTCAAGGGAAAGTTAAAGACTTTGGAAAGGTCTTCAGCTGTGCTTGCTGTTAAGCACTTATTTCAGGAGATTAtcaggaaaaagtaaaaacttCTCTCTGactataaggaaaaaaaaatcaaaaaactagggtaagaattaaaaatatttactagaATAGACTGAAGTATCACACTGAGCAAACTGTTGCCAAAACAGtaaaagagaacaaagaaacacaaggtaaacaaaaagaaagctgcaaacctgcaaacaaaaagaaaccaaaagcaACCATCCAGCTCCTGAGCATGGAAACAATGTGAGAGGCTCAGCAAAAAGTAGCAGAGCGGAAGCATGGTGAGGACTACAGTGAGATTAAAATCCCCTGCACACAACTGAATATAAATATAGCATTTCCAACAATTTCATTATTACCAATAAAGACAGGAAATATAATTGCAGAAGTCATGGAGTAACCACAGCATCAAATGGCAAGAGAGACAAGAGCCATGGAGCTcatcagcacagcccagggacatgCCAGACACTTCTTGTCAGTCTGGTGACACCAGAGCCAGGGGAAGCAGAGGCTGGGATGACGCCAGGcaggaccctgccagggaaggctGGGCAGtccaaagcaaaagcagcaaatCCCTCCTCTCTATGCTCAAGCCAAGCATCCCTGCAGACAGTTTTCCCCACTGTGGCTCTGGAGATAAGCCAGGGGATGTTGAGGGAatcagggaagggctgggctgcccttcTCTGGCAGAAGCTTTTGGGCACACTCTCTTCAGGACCGGATCACAGACAGTTCTTATGTCACATTTCTGACTTGTTCATGCACCAAGGCCACGTTAATGAGCTCACAGACAGGAGTGATGCCAGCCAGGCAATGGagcaaaatacatggaaaaaaaaaaatccatgaaatgTCGTGCTAACAGAGGAGGGGAATTCACCAGTCCCACCTGCAGTCAGCTCAGAGCTCaccagagagcagggacaagtGCCACtttcagcagcaccaggctgaggctggggaaaGGCAGGCTACATTCTGGACTGCACCACATCTACTGCATCCTCCCCAAAAGGAACTGCAGGAGGCATTtactgcaggagggctgggccacaccctgcctggagccccaggaacagccacagccccacactgggtgtcttggtttggaaagacaggcgCCtactaaggaaggcaggagcctcccctgaaatggagaaaatgaaCCCCCACCCCCTTGCTTCCAAATTGCTCTAAATTGTAAATTGAGGGCCcctcaggaaacaaaaattatgggagcaggaatttacagttctttaatagggaaaaaacccaataaaataaacaattcagtaaactaaaacaacact belongs to Haemorhous mexicanus isolate bHaeMex1 chromosome Z, bHaeMex1.pri, whole genome shotgun sequence and includes:
- the LOC132341970 gene encoding avidin-like; this encodes MVQATPLLLVLFLALGAHSLAVKKCSLTGRWVNDLGSNMTIMTVNANGAFAGSYHTAVTATSNEIKLSPLQGSMQKSPNQKGQPTFGFTVNWSFSDSITVFTGQCFVDEYGKEVLKTMWLLRSRVENIKNDWKATRVGTNVFTRLQSQE